A stretch of DNA from Synechococcus sp. PROS-9-1:
GAAGCGGCTCGGCGTCGGGACGGATCACGTCAGAAGAAAACGAAGAGAAAAACGAGTTTTAGAAGTTTGGAGCTGGGATTAACCCACCGAACCCTCAAGCTTGAGAGCAAGAAGTTTGTCGGCCTCAGCCGCAAACTCCATGGGGAGTTGATTAAACACATCCCGACAGAAACCGCTCACCATCATCGACACGGCTTCTTCGAAGCCGATGCCACGGCTTTGGAGATAAAACAATTGGTCTTCCGACATGCGACATGTACTGGCCTCATGTTCGATCGCAGCTTGAGGCTGCTGAGAACGGATGTATGGGTAGGTGTTCGCTGCAGCTTGATCTCCAATCAGCATCGAATCGCATTGGCTGTAATTCCGAGCACCCTTCGCATTCGGACCAACTTGAACCAGACCTCGATAACTATTGCTTGAGTGACCAGCGCTGATTCCTTTGCTCACAATTGTGGAGCGGGTGCGTGGACCTACGTGCACCATTTTCGTTCCGGTATCAGCTTGCTGGCGATTATTCGTGAGAGCCACTGAATAAAACTCACCAACTGAATCGGCACCCTGCAACACACAGCTTGGATATTTCCAAGTAATGGCTGAACCCGTTTCGACCTGCGTCCAACTAATCCGACTGCGTGCGCCTCGGCACTGGCCGCGCTTGGTCACAAAATTATAAATACCTCCAACACCATTTTCATCACCAGCGTACCAATTTTGGACCGTAGAATATTTAATCGAAGCATCATCTAAAACAACCAACTCCACGACAGCAGCATGAAGCTGATTTGTATCAAACATCGGCGCGGTACAACCTTCCAAGTAACTCACCGATGCTCCTTCTTCAGCAACAATCAACGTGCGCTCGAATTGTCCGGTATCTCCGGAATTAATTCTAAAATACGTGGAAAGCTCCATCGGGCATTCCACACCTTTGGGGATGAACACAAATGATCCATCACTAAAAACAGCAGAGTTTAAAGCCGCAAAATAATTATCATTACTAGGAACAACCGAGCCGAGATACTTCTCGATCAACTCTGGATGCTCAACTACAGCCTCACTAAAGGAGCAAAACACCACTCCATGTTCTGCCAACTTTTCTTTGTAAGTGGTTGCGATCGAGACACTGTCAAAAACAGCATCCACAGCGACATTGCTTAGCCTTTTTTGCTCGCTAAGAGGAATTCCCAGCTTTTCAAATGTCTCAAGAAGCTTGGGATCAACTTCATCGAGACTTTGCTTTTTCTCTTGCTGCTTTGGTGCAGCATAATAAACAATATCTTGATAATCAATTGCTTTATAGCCCAGTGAAGCCCAATCAGGTTCTTGCAACTTAAGCCAATGGCGATAAGCCTTAAGCCGAAAATCAAGGAGAAATTCCGGCTCATTCTTTTTAGAAGAAATCAGTCGCACTACCTCCTCACTAAGACCTTTTGCGATCTTCTCGGTTTCGATGTCAGTAACAAATCCGTACTTGTACGGCTGACTAACTAGATCGCGTGTGGAGGTGCTGGTCATGGACTTCAACCTGCCGTGGCGTGAATCGTTTCAGTGCTGATCGTCTGGTCCTCACCGCGGAAGGGATTGTCCTCGGTGAGAAACAACATGCAATGGCAATCATTGCGCTCTCGCATTGGCACGCAAGGACAGTTCCAAAACGCCTGAGAAACCTCAGCTTGCTTGTCTTCGTAGTGACGACAGGGGCAAAGCGCGCCACCTAAATCGTCTTTGTGTTTAGCAAGACCCTTTAAGACAACAGCCGTCACGCCAGGGTCGCTACAAAAGTAGGTCCCGGTTCGTTGGGCGTACGTTTCGGCAAATTTGCGAATGACCTCAAGGCTTTCAGCTGTCGGCTCTGTGCTGCCAGCGGACGCATCGGACATTGGGCTCAAGGGGGGAAAGGAGAGGACGTAATCAGAACGAAAGTCTGATTACACTCCGGCCAAAGGACAGACCGAGACCGAGATACGAAACAAAAAGGTTTCGTTTCTACGAGACTAAGGCACAGATCCATCGTCCGGAGACCCCACCATTCTGAAGGGGCGAACACCCGCTGAGCAGACTTCCTTCCAATAATTCGTGAACCGAGGCGAAGGCCTTGGGGAACTCACACGACGGTTGCGGCCTTCCCGTGGCATCGTGAGTTCAATAGCTTCAACCCATGGGAGCTCAAGCGCAGGCCCCTACCCGCGAAACCACGCTCACCTTGCTTCTCAGGCAGGGAGAAACCAGTGCGGCCTCATTGGCAGAGACGTTGGGAATTTCTGTGCAAGCGATGCGCAGGCATCTGCGCAGCCTCGAAGACGATGAACTCGTCGAGGCCAGTCCCACAACAGCGGGCCCAGGACGTCCATCCAACCTGTGGAGACTCACCTCGAAAGGGCACCAACACTTCCCCGACGGCATCGAGAACTTTGCATTAGGTCTGCTTGAGTCCATGGCAGCG
This window harbors:
- a CDS encoding ferredoxin-thioredoxin reductase catalytic domain-containing protein — translated: MSDASAGSTEPTAESLEVIRKFAETYAQRTGTYFCSDPGVTAVVLKGLAKHKDDLGGALCPCRHYEDKQAEVSQAFWNCPCVPMRERNDCHCMLFLTEDNPFRGEDQTISTETIHATAG
- the sufB gene encoding Fe-S cluster assembly protein SufB — encoded protein: MTSTSTRDLVSQPYKYGFVTDIETEKIAKGLSEEVVRLISSKKNEPEFLLDFRLKAYRHWLKLQEPDWASLGYKAIDYQDIVYYAAPKQQEKKQSLDEVDPKLLETFEKLGIPLSEQKRLSNVAVDAVFDSVSIATTYKEKLAEHGVVFCSFSEAVVEHPELIEKYLGSVVPSNDNYFAALNSAVFSDGSFVFIPKGVECPMELSTYFRINSGDTGQFERTLIVAEEGASVSYLEGCTAPMFDTNQLHAAVVELVVLDDASIKYSTVQNWYAGDENGVGGIYNFVTKRGQCRGARSRISWTQVETGSAITWKYPSCVLQGADSVGEFYSVALTNNRQQADTGTKMVHVGPRTRSTIVSKGISAGHSSNSYRGLVQVGPNAKGARNYSQCDSMLIGDQAAANTYPYIRSQQPQAAIEHEASTCRMSEDQLFYLQSRGIGFEEAVSMMVSGFCRDVFNQLPMEFAAEADKLLALKLEGSVG